Proteins encoded together in one Rhipicephalus sanguineus isolate Rsan-2018 chromosome 9, BIME_Rsan_1.4, whole genome shotgun sequence window:
- the LOC119404720 gene encoding mediator of RNA polymerase II transcription subunit 26 isoform X1: MQCSPFEIKDKLLKALDEDNNVVDMAAVIEVIGMLERTPITKDTLERTRLGKYINELRKRTSNDSLARRAKELVKSWRRLLPCDQQQTPNGGGPPVVVVGPGPGPGIGPGPGPGLLTGPRRSPSCSSVSNSPVPPSLLAAAAAVTTAGAGPGLGPRRNGGFKPVSPACCPSAPCSPGSPLAHPHPRSPPPLEPVAKNNVANKRLRKSVASSDGPADSAKKVAWSPPNGVHPWDPIPSGNSAFESVRNRIATTSTTSPRLPKVKTTQQLIADLKAKSGLSLDGGTAAAAAVAAAAAASATPPPSSSRPKRSGNYSLLGTDDETSRTKSELMDRFLKSSVPNGPSPASPTTAKGAPGEVAAILSALPEIGPEVELEEEEVPVVPLEVTPEVEERFATQEWAFVNGVYDHEGQWRGWHEVTTGRSYGGDLLHMLPYVNIDW; this comes from the exons GTGGTCGACATGGCTGCAGTCATCGAGGTCATCGGCATGCTGGAGCGTACGCCCATCACCAAGGACACGCTGGAGCGTACACGCCTTGGGAAGTACATCAACGAGCTGCGCAAGCGCACAAGCAATGACTCCCTGGCCCGGAGGGCGAAGGAGTTGGTGAAAAGCTGGCGGCGCCTGTTGCCCTGTGACCAGCAGCAGACTCCCAATGGCGGGGGCCCACCTGTCGTGGTTGTGGGGCCGGGTCCTGGTCCGGGCATTGGGCCCGGACCAGGACCCGGCCTACTCACGGGCCCGCGTCGTAGTCCTAGCTGTTCTAGTGTTTCCAACAGCCCAGTGCCACCGTCGCTCCTGGCAGCTGCCGCGGCAGTGACTACGGCTGGCGCTGGCCCCGGCCTCGGGCCTCGCCGCAACGGTGGCTTCAAGCCCGTCAGTCCCGCATGCTGCCCGTCTGCACCGTGCTCCCCGGGCTCGCCGCTGGCCCACCCGCACCCACGCAGCCCGCCACCCTTGGAGCCGGTTGCCAAGAACAATGTAGCCAACAAACGACTCAGGAAATCTGTCGCATCCTCGGATGGACCGG CAGACAGTGCAAAGAAAGTGGCTTGGTCTCCGCCCAATGGTGTACATCCCTGGGACCCCATCCCAAGTGGCAACTCCGCTTTCGAGAGCGTGCGCAACCGCATTGCCACCACCAGCACGACGTCTCCCCGACTGCCCAAGGTCAAGACAACGCAGCAGCTCATCGCCGACCTGAAGGCCAAGAGCGGGCTGAGCCTGGACGGCGGCACCGCCGCAGCCGCTGCGGTCGCAGCTGCGGCCGCCGCGTCGGCCACGCCCCCGCCCTCTTCCTCGCGGCCCAAGCGCTCCGGCAACTACAGCCTCCTGGGCACGGATGACGAGACGAGCCGCACCAAGTCAGAGTTGATGGACCGCTTCCTAAAGTCATCGGTCCCCAACGGGCCGTCCCCGGCCTCGCCCACGACTGCCAAGGGAGCGCCGGGCGAGGTGGCGGCCATCTTGAGTGCCCTGCCCGAGATCGGGCCGGAAGTGGAGCTCGAAGAGGAAGAGGTTCCAGTAGTGCCGCTCGAAGTGACGCCCGAGGTGGAGGAACGCTTTGCGACCCAGGAGTGGGCGTTTGTCAACGGAGTGTACGACCACGAGGGACAGTGGCGGGGTTGGCACGAAGTGACCACGGGGCGTTCGTACGGGGGGGACCTTCTTCACATGTTGCCTTATGTAAATATAGACTGGTGA
- the LOC119404720 gene encoding mediator of RNA polymerase II transcription subunit 26 isoform X2 translates to MQCSPFEIKDKLLKALDEDNNVVDMAAVIEVIGMLERTPITKDTLERTRLGKYINELRKRTSNDSLARRAKELVKSWRRLLPCDQQQTPNGGGPPVVVVGPGPGPGIGPGPGPGLLTGPRRSPSCSSVSNSPVPPSLLAAAAAVTTAGAGPGLGPRRNGGFKPVSPACCPSAPCSPGSPLAHPHPRSPPPLEPVAKNNVANKRLRKSVASSDGPDSAKKVAWSPPNGVHPWDPIPSGNSAFESVRNRIATTSTTSPRLPKVKTTQQLIADLKAKSGLSLDGGTAAAAAVAAAAAASATPPPSSSRPKRSGNYSLLGTDDETSRTKSELMDRFLKSSVPNGPSPASPTTAKGAPGEVAAILSALPEIGPEVELEEEEVPVVPLEVTPEVEERFATQEWAFVNGVYDHEGQWRGWHEVTTGRSYGGDLLHMLPYVNIDW, encoded by the exons GTGGTCGACATGGCTGCAGTCATCGAGGTCATCGGCATGCTGGAGCGTACGCCCATCACCAAGGACACGCTGGAGCGTACACGCCTTGGGAAGTACATCAACGAGCTGCGCAAGCGCACAAGCAATGACTCCCTGGCCCGGAGGGCGAAGGAGTTGGTGAAAAGCTGGCGGCGCCTGTTGCCCTGTGACCAGCAGCAGACTCCCAATGGCGGGGGCCCACCTGTCGTGGTTGTGGGGCCGGGTCCTGGTCCGGGCATTGGGCCCGGACCAGGACCCGGCCTACTCACGGGCCCGCGTCGTAGTCCTAGCTGTTCTAGTGTTTCCAACAGCCCAGTGCCACCGTCGCTCCTGGCAGCTGCCGCGGCAGTGACTACGGCTGGCGCTGGCCCCGGCCTCGGGCCTCGCCGCAACGGTGGCTTCAAGCCCGTCAGTCCCGCATGCTGCCCGTCTGCACCGTGCTCCCCGGGCTCGCCGCTGGCCCACCCGCACCCACGCAGCCCGCCACCCTTGGAGCCGGTTGCCAAGAACAATGTAGCCAACAAACGACTCAGGAAATCTGTCGCATCCTCGGATGGACCGG ACAGTGCAAAGAAAGTGGCTTGGTCTCCGCCCAATGGTGTACATCCCTGGGACCCCATCCCAAGTGGCAACTCCGCTTTCGAGAGCGTGCGCAACCGCATTGCCACCACCAGCACGACGTCTCCCCGACTGCCCAAGGTCAAGACAACGCAGCAGCTCATCGCCGACCTGAAGGCCAAGAGCGGGCTGAGCCTGGACGGCGGCACCGCCGCAGCCGCTGCGGTCGCAGCTGCGGCCGCCGCGTCGGCCACGCCCCCGCCCTCTTCCTCGCGGCCCAAGCGCTCCGGCAACTACAGCCTCCTGGGCACGGATGACGAGACGAGCCGCACCAAGTCAGAGTTGATGGACCGCTTCCTAAAGTCATCGGTCCCCAACGGGCCGTCCCCGGCCTCGCCCACGACTGCCAAGGGAGCGCCGGGCGAGGTGGCGGCCATCTTGAGTGCCCTGCCCGAGATCGGGCCGGAAGTGGAGCTCGAAGAGGAAGAGGTTCCAGTAGTGCCGCTCGAAGTGACGCCCGAGGTGGAGGAACGCTTTGCGACCCAGGAGTGGGCGTTTGTCAACGGAGTGTACGACCACGAGGGACAGTGGCGGGGTTGGCACGAAGTGACCACGGGGCGTTCGTACGGGGGGGACCTTCTTCACATGTTGCCTTATGTAAATATAGACTGGTGA
- the LOC119404721 gene encoding serine/threonine-protein kinase PLK2, with protein sequence MSAVLEPPATTRLRAQHVVENECYIVDPETRVTYRKGKLLGKGGFARVHELVDVRTQQVYAGKIIPRCQVSRPGQKEKILREIDLHRPLVNKHVVRLHDFFGDTENIYIILEYCSRKSLVHLLKQRGGQLPETEVALLMRQLAEGVRYTHSQGVVHRDLKLGNMLLDENMELKIADFGLAARVADEPPRQAVCGTPNYLAPEVLRMEGHGFAADVWAMGCIMYALLVGRPPFETSTLTETYQRILRGAYTLPPGLSDVARSLLVSLLQPEPQERPSLNEVLEHPFLRPPREQSGQLLGMLSRLRIDQPAANASRSTTRTSGHSGVQGSARDSPVPLGDCGLLGTLGRVLCPDKRSSKLGTTQLLYRLLQACLDEMPVSNCGVPPPWAGSALLVTKWIDYSNKFGFGFQLSDRTVGVLFNDATHLSFSADRLRLEYRDSHGSMEAHAPSSLPSSLQEKYGLLKYFAHYMEENLTEGGDVPKGSGRKKKPLVYLQRWMRTDRAVVMQLSCSMLQVNFFGDHTKLVLSAERPERPLVLYVDERRRTVAYTLAAFARFGCDEALQERLRFALGALQEFAELEQRDPRRNA encoded by the exons ATGAGCGCCGTGCTGGAGCCGCCGGCAACGACTCGACTTCGGGCCCAGCACGTCGTCGAAAACGAGTGCTACATCGTGGACCCTGAGACCCGCGTCACATACCGCAAGGGAAAGCTGCTCGGAAAG ggTGGCTTTGCACGCGTGCACGAGCTTGTCGACGTTAGGACACAGCAGGTTTACGCAGGGAAGATCATTCCTCGATGCCAAGTCAGTCGCCCTGGCCAAAAAGAGAAG ATTCTCCGAGAGATCGACTTGCACAGACCCCTGGTCAACAAGCACGTGGTACGACTTCATGACTTCTTTGGAGACACAGAGAACATCTACATCATTCTGGAGTACTGTTCGAGAAAG TCGTTGGTGCACCTGCTCAAGCAGCGTGGCGGGCAGCTTCCCGAGACCGAGGTCGCCCTGCTGATGCGTCAGCTGGCGGAGGGTGTCCGCTACACTCACAGCCAGGGTGTCGTACACCGTGACCTCAAGCTCGGTAACATGCTCCTCGACGAGAACATGGAGCTCAAGATTGCCGACTTTGGCTTGGCCGCGCGGGTCGCTGACGAGCCACCGCGGCAGGCGGTCTGTGGGACTCCGAATTACCTGGCACCGGAGGTCCTTCGCATGGAAGGGCACGGTTTTGCAGCCGACGTCTGGGCCATGGGCTGCATCAT GTATGCTCTCTTGGTTGGTCGGCCACCCTTCGAGACATCAACACTGACTGAGACATACCAAAGGATCCTTCGTGGCGCTTACACACTGCCGCCTGGACTATCAGATGTGGCTCGTAGCCTGCTGGTGTCACTGCTCCAGCCAGAACCTCAGGAGCGACCAAGTCTGAACGAAGTGCTCGAACATCCGTTCCTGCGGCCACCTCGCGAGCAGTCTGGGCAGCTGTTGGGGATGCTTTCGCGGCTACGGATCGACCAGCCTGCGGCGAACGCAAGCCGCTCCACTACACGGACGTCTGGCCACAGTGGCGTGCAGGGTTCGGCGCGCGACTCCCCCGTACCGCTCGGTGACTGTGGGCTCTTAGGAACGCTCGGCCGGGTTCTTTGCCCTGACAAAC GGAGTTCCAAACTTGGCACCACTCAGCTCCTGTACAGGCTACTTCAAGCCTGCTTAGATGAAATGCCAGTCTCCA ATTGCGGCGTGCCACCACCATGGGCGGGTTCAGCACTCCTCGTGACCAAATGGATCGACTACTCCAACAAGTTTGGCTTTGGCTTCCAACTGTCCGATCGTACGGTCGGCGTTCTCTTCAACGATGCCACGCACCTGAGCTTCTCGGCAGATCGTCT GCGTCTTGAGTATCGAGACAGCCACGGATCAATGGAGGCCCATGCTCCATCTAGCCTGCCTTCAAGTCTGCAAGAGAAGTACGGTCTGCTCAAGTATTTCGCTCACTACATGGAAGAAAACCTGACAGAG GGTGGAGATGTGCCGAAAGGTTCCGGCCGCAAGAAGAAACCCCTTGTCTACCTCCAACGCTGGATGCGCACGGATCGTGCGGTTGTCATGCAGCTCAGCTGCTCCATGCTTCAG GTCAACTTCTTTGGAGACCACACCAAACTGGTGCTGAGCGCCGAGCGACCGGAGCGTCCCCTGGTCCTGTACGTCGACGAGCGGCGGCGCACGGTGGCCTACACACTGGCTGCCTTCGCCCGCTTTGGCTGCGATGAGGCCCTCCAGGAGAGGCTACGCTTCGCTCTAGGCGCTCTGCAGGAGTTCGCCGAACTGGAACAGCGCGACCCACGCCGCAACGCCTGA